The Mustela erminea isolate mMusErm1 chromosome 6, mMusErm1.Pri, whole genome shotgun sequence genome includes a region encoding these proteins:
- the LOC116593430 gene encoding cationic amino acid transporter 3-like, with protein sequence MLRQVLRKFGQRLVSRRPLEKEVDEFESGIKLNTLDLVALGVGRTVGVGVYFLANEVASNQAGPSIVICFLVAGLTSLLAGLCYAEFSARVPHSGSAYLYSYVTVGEIWAFITGWNLILSFAVDAFVMIQAWILTFNIIFENRISETQHEIISQYVPQVIADNLHYVFVIFLFLSMELLFMGWHGLLRVFEVLTLVKLLVLSFFIISGFIKGDLHNWKLTEEDYIQAGFNDTSRLGPLGSGGFVPFGFQGILRGSATCFYAFIGFSVIVTRVKECHNPQRSIPMGIVISLLISFFVYFGVSASLTLMVPYYQFQPGSTLPEAFLHVGWVPAYYVVTFAIFSSIFVSTYWGFTFPIRWVIYMLAEDGLLFPVLARFTLSAYGRTLSILILGIITAVMVFFFGLTDLLDLRSVGTLISYSLVAFCVLIIRYQPERRKEENEKELQEEDEGNEAQVQEEDGGNQTQAQEETAPAVGKLTLQGLFFPGSPTPTPLSGRVVYVCSSLLVLLLILLCLVLAHWPGLLSGDPGPITVVVLLLVLISGITGVIWRQPQSSSLPPFKVPALPLLPLLSIFVNVCLMTQMSAGTWLKFGVWMLIGFALYFCSGIQQSLVP encoded by the coding sequence ATGCTACGTCAGGTGCTTCGCAAGTTTGGTCAAAGGCTGGTAAGCAGACGTCCACTGGAGAAAGAAGTGGATGAGTTTGAATCTGGCATAAAACTGAACACTCTGGATTTAGTGGCCCTGGGTGTGGGCCGCACAGTGGGTGTTGGTGTGTACTTCCTGGCTAATGAGGTGGCCAGTAACCAAGCAGGACCATCCATTGTGATCTGCTTTTTGGTGGCAGGTCTAACATCACTGTTGGCTGGGCTGTGCTATGCGGAGTTTAGTGCCCGGGTCCCCCATTCTGGCTCGGCATATCTCTACAGCTATGTCACTGTAGGTGAAATCTGGGCCTTCATCACTGGCTGGAACCTCATCCTCTCCTTTGCTGTTGATGCATTTGTTATGATCCAGGCCTGGATCTTAACTTTTAACATTATCTTTGAAAACCGGATCTCTGAGACCCAGCATGAAATCATCTCACAGTATGTTCCCCAAGTAATTGCAGACAATCTACACTACGTTTTTGTCATCTTTCTGTTTTTGAGCATGGAACTGCTGTTTATGGGTTGGCATGGCCTCCTCAGAGTTTTTGAAGTGCTTACATTGGTGAAGCTTTTGGTTCTCAGCTTTTTCATCATCTCTGGCTTCATTAAGGGGGACCTGCACAACTGGAAGCTCACAGAAGAGGACTACATACAGGCTGGATTCAATGACACCTCTCGCTTGGGCCCTCTGGGCTCCGGAGGATTCGTGCCTTTTGGCTTCCAGGGGATTCTCCGTGGATCAGCTACCTGTTTCTATGCATTTATAGGTTTCAGCGTTATTGTTACCAGAGTCAAAGAATGCCACAATCCCCAGCGTTCCATCCCCATGGGCATTGTGATTTCACTGCTCATCagcttttttgtgtattttggtgTCTCTGCATCACTTACACTCATGGTTCCTTACTACCAGTTTCAACCTGGGAGTACCTTGCCTGAGGCATTTCTCCATGTTGGCTGGGTCCCTGCCTACTATGTTGTCACTTTTGCAATTTTCTCTAGTATTTTTGTCAGCACGTACTGGGGCTTTACGTTCCCCATACGCTGGGTGATATACATGCTGGCAGAGGATGGTCTCCTCTTCCCAGTCCTTGCCAGGTTCACTCTTAGCGCATATGGCCGTACCTTGTCCATTCTGATCCTTGGCATTATCACAGCAGTCATGGTATTCTTCTTTGGACTCACTGATCTTCTGGACCTGAGGTCAGTTGGCACCCTGATATCTTACTCCTTGGTAGCTTTTTGTGTTCTCATCATCAGGTATCAGcctgaaaggaggaaggaggaaaatgaaaaagagctgCAGGAGGAGGATGAGGGAAATGAAGCACAGGTgcaggaggaggatgggggaaatcAAACACAGGCGCAGGAGGAGACCGCACCTGCAGTAGGGAAGCTGACTTTACAGGGACTATTTTTTCCtggcagccccacccccactccactctCTGGCCGGGTTGTCTATGTTTGCTCCTCACTGCTTGTTCTGCTGCTGATTCTCCTCTGCCTGGTGCTGGCCCACTGGCCAGGTCTGCTTTCTGGAGACCCAGGGCCGATCACAGTGGTTGTGCTGCTCCTGGTGCTCATCTCTGGGATCACTGGGGTCATCTGGAGACAGCCACagagctcctctctccctccctttaaggtccctgctctgcctctcctcccactcctgaGCATCTTTGTGAATGTTTGCCTTATGACGCAGATGTCAGCTGGCACCTGGCTGAAATTTGGTGTCTGGATGCTGATTGGGTTTGCTCTCTACTTCTGCTCTGGGATCCAGCAAAGCCTGGTACCTTAA